From Streptomyces durmitorensis, a single genomic window includes:
- a CDS encoding aldo/keto reductase, whose translation MSLTLDTYRLLGRSGLRVSPLALGAATFGTEWGWGAEQDEARKLFDLYVEHGGNFIDTANTYTDGSSERLLGEFARDNRESLVLATKYTTLRRPGDPNSGGPHRKSLFASVESSLRRLNTDYIDLLYLHVWDFTTPVEEILRGMDDLVRQGKVLYVAISNAPAWQVSRMQAIADLRGWSPLVALQIEYNLIERTGERDLIPMAREMGLGVVPYSPLAGGVLTGKYGRADLTATDTPVNDGTRKDFTIANGGLTERSLDIADVVREVATELGRTTAQVGLAWTLRNPGVTSSLIGARTLPQLQDNLGALEVDFTASQLARLDEASAIELGFPHAMLAGDRMRTVTQGDLKIEARR comes from the coding sequence ATGTCGCTCACCCTCGACACCTACCGGCTCCTCGGCCGCTCCGGACTGCGGGTCTCACCGCTGGCTCTGGGCGCGGCGACCTTCGGCACCGAATGGGGCTGGGGCGCCGAGCAGGACGAGGCGCGCAAGCTGTTCGACCTCTACGTCGAGCACGGCGGCAATTTCATCGACACCGCCAACACCTATACGGATGGCAGCTCCGAGCGCCTCCTCGGCGAATTCGCCCGCGACAACCGGGAAAGCCTGGTCCTCGCGACGAAATACACGACGCTGCGCCGGCCCGGCGACCCGAATTCCGGCGGCCCGCACCGCAAGAGCCTGTTCGCATCGGTGGAATCCAGTCTGCGCCGGCTGAACACGGACTACATCGATCTGCTCTACCTCCACGTATGGGATTTCACGACACCGGTCGAGGAGATCCTGCGCGGGATGGACGATCTGGTCCGCCAGGGCAAGGTCTTGTACGTGGCGATCTCCAACGCCCCGGCCTGGCAGGTGTCGCGCATGCAGGCGATCGCCGACCTGCGCGGCTGGTCACCGCTGGTCGCGCTGCAGATCGAGTACAACCTGATCGAGCGCACCGGCGAACGTGACCTGATCCCCATGGCACGCGAGATGGGTCTCGGCGTGGTGCCGTACTCGCCGCTGGCCGGCGGGGTACTCACCGGCAAGTACGGCCGCGCCGACCTGACGGCGACGGACACCCCGGTCAACGACGGCACCCGCAAGGATTTCACCATCGCCAACGGCGGGCTCACCGAACGGAGCCTGGACATCGCCGATGTCGTACGGGAGGTAGCCACGGAGCTGGGCCGCACGACCGCCCAGGTCGGCCTCGCCTGGACGCTGCGGAACCCGGGCGTGACGTCGTCGCTCATCGGCGCCCGCACGCTGCCGCAGCTGCAGGACAATCTGGGCGCCCTGGAGGTCGACTTCACGGCCTCCCAACTGGCCCGCCTGGACGAGGCGAGCGCGATCGAGCTCGGCTTCCCGCACGCCATGCTCGCCGGCGACAGGATGCGCACGGTGACCCAGGGCGACCTGAAGATCGAAGCCCGCCGCTGA
- a CDS encoding RsmB/NOP family class I SAM-dependent RNA methyltransferase: protein MNDQPSRRPQKQGKPGKPHRRPKKDPVRFLAFEALRAVDERDAYANLVLPPLLRKARDKGDFDARDAALATELVYGTLRRQGTYDAIVAACIDRPLREVDPPVLDVLNMGVHQLLGTRIPTHAAVSASVELARVVLGDGRAKFVNAVLRKVAADDLDGWVAKVAPSYDDDAEDHLAVVHSHPRWVVSALWDALGGGRAGIEDLLEADNERPEVTLVARPGRTTADELLAAVGEESALPGRWSPYAVRLSEGGEPGSIDAVREGRAGVQDEGSQLVAIALANAPVEGRDEKWLDGCAGPGGKAAMLAGLAAQRGAALLAAEKQPHRARLVAQALRGNPGPYEVIAADGTRPPWQPGTFDRVLMDVPCTGLGALRRRPEARWRRRPEDLDGFAPLQRGLLRTALESVRVGGVVGYATCSPHLAETRAVVDDVLKQHEGAELIDARPLLPGVPALGDGPDLQLWPHLHGTDAMYLALIRRTA from the coding sequence TTGAACGACCAGCCAAGCCGGCGACCCCAGAAGCAGGGAAAGCCCGGCAAGCCCCACCGCCGCCCCAAGAAGGACCCCGTCCGCTTCCTCGCCTTCGAGGCGCTGCGGGCGGTGGACGAGCGCGACGCCTACGCGAACCTCGTCCTGCCGCCGCTGCTGCGCAAGGCCCGTGACAAGGGCGATTTCGACGCGCGTGACGCGGCGCTCGCCACCGAGCTGGTCTACGGGACGCTGCGCAGGCAGGGTACGTACGACGCGATCGTGGCCGCCTGCATCGACCGGCCGCTGCGCGAGGTCGATCCGCCGGTCCTTGACGTGCTCAACATGGGCGTGCACCAGCTGCTCGGGACGCGCATCCCGACGCACGCCGCCGTCTCCGCCTCCGTGGAGCTGGCGCGTGTCGTCCTCGGTGACGGGCGGGCCAAGTTCGTGAACGCGGTGCTCCGCAAGGTCGCCGCCGACGATCTCGACGGGTGGGTGGCGAAGGTCGCGCCGTCCTACGACGATGACGCCGAGGACCATCTCGCCGTCGTCCACTCGCACCCCCGCTGGGTCGTCTCCGCGCTCTGGGACGCGCTCGGCGGCGGCCGTGCGGGCATCGAGGACCTCCTGGAGGCCGACAACGAGCGGCCCGAGGTCACCCTCGTGGCCCGCCCCGGCCGCACCACCGCCGATGAACTCCTCGCCGCGGTCGGCGAGGAGTCCGCACTGCCGGGGCGCTGGTCGCCGTATGCCGTGCGGCTCAGCGAGGGCGGCGAACCCGGATCGATCGACGCCGTGCGCGAGGGCCGTGCCGGGGTCCAGGACGAGGGCAGCCAGCTCGTCGCGATCGCACTCGCGAACGCCCCGGTCGAGGGGCGCGACGAGAAGTGGCTCGACGGATGCGCAGGGCCCGGCGGCAAGGCCGCCATGCTCGCCGGTCTCGCCGCCCAGCGCGGCGCCGCCCTGCTCGCCGCCGAGAAGCAGCCGCACCGGGCCCGTCTGGTCGCGCAGGCCCTGCGCGGCAATCCGGGCCCCTACGAGGTCATCGCCGCCGACGGCACCCGGCCGCCGTGGCAGCCCGGCACCTTCGACCGCGTCCTGATGGACGTGCCCTGCACGGGACTCGGCGCCCTGCGCCGCCGCCCCGAGGCCCGCTGGCGCCGCCGCCCCGAGGACCTGGACGGTTTCGCGCCGCTCCAGCGGGGGCTGCTGCGGACCGCGTTGGAGTCCGTGCGCGTCGGGGGCGTCGTCGGGTACGCCACCTGTTCTCCGCACCTGGCGGAGACGCGTGCCGTCGTCGACGACGTGCTCAAGCAGCACGAGGGCGCCGAACTGATCGACGCGCGCCCGCTGCTGCCCGGCGTCCCGGCCCTGGGCGACGGCCCCGACCTCCAGCTGTGGCCGCATCTGCACGGCACGGACGCGATGTACCTGGCGCTGATCCGGCGGACTGCCTGA
- the fmt gene encoding methionyl-tRNA formyltransferase, translating into MKLVFAGTPEVAVPALDALIASDRHEVAAVVTRPDAPAGRGRRLIASPVAQRAEEAGIEVLKPVKPRDEEFLARLREIAPDCCPVVAYGALLPKVALDVPARGWVNLHFSLLPAWRGAAPVQHAVMAGDEITGASTFLIEQGLDSGPVYGTVTEVVRPTDTSGDLLTRLAFAGSGLLAATMDGIEDGSLKAVPQPADGITLAPKITVEDAQVDWAAPALRVDRVVRGCTPAPGAWSVFRGERLKIIQAALVPDRTDLAPGELAAAKNNVYVGSGSHAVELLWVQPQGKKPMRGADWARGVRIAPGERLGATDVG; encoded by the coding sequence ATGAAGCTCGTCTTCGCAGGCACCCCCGAGGTCGCCGTCCCCGCCCTGGACGCCCTGATCGCCTCCGACCGGCACGAGGTGGCCGCCGTCGTCACCCGGCCCGACGCCCCCGCGGGCCGCGGCCGCAGGCTCATCGCGAGCCCCGTCGCCCAGCGCGCGGAGGAGGCCGGGATCGAGGTCCTCAAGCCCGTGAAGCCGCGCGACGAGGAGTTCCTGGCCCGGCTGCGCGAGATCGCGCCCGACTGCTGCCCGGTCGTCGCCTACGGCGCGCTGCTGCCCAAGGTCGCCCTGGACGTCCCGGCCCGCGGCTGGGTCAACCTGCACTTCTCCCTCCTTCCCGCCTGGCGCGGTGCCGCGCCCGTCCAGCACGCGGTGATGGCGGGGGACGAGATCACCGGTGCCTCCACCTTCCTCATCGAGCAGGGGCTCGACTCCGGGCCGGTGTACGGCACCGTCACCGAGGTCGTCCGGCCCACCGACACCAGCGGTGACCTGCTCACCCGCCTCGCCTTCGCGGGCTCCGGGCTGCTCGCCGCCACCATGGACGGCATCGAGGACGGCTCCCTGAAGGCCGTACCGCAGCCCGCCGACGGCATCACGCTCGCCCCGAAGATCACCGTCGAGGACGCCCAGGTGGACTGGGCCGCCCCGGCCCTCCGTGTCGACCGCGTCGTGCGCGGCTGCACCCCGGCTCCCGGTGCCTGGTCCGTGTTCCGCGGGGAGCGCCTGAAGATCATCCAGGCCGCACTCGTCCCGGACCGCACCGACCTCGCGCCCGGCGAGCTCGCCGCCGCCAAGAACAATGTGTACGTCGGCAGCGGCTCGCACGCCGTGGAGCTGCTCTGGGTCCAGCCGCAGGGCAAGAAGCCGATGCGCGGTGCCGACTGGGCGCGCGGCGTGCGGATCGCCCCCGGCGAGCGGCTCGGGGCAACCGACGTAGGCTGA